Proteins found in one Bacillus subtilis subsp. subtilis str. 168 genomic segment:
- the flvM gene encoding putative flavin-dependent hydroxylase/monooxygenase acting on salicylate derivatives (Evidence 3: Putative function from multiple computational evidences; PubMedId: 25209494; Product type e: enzyme): MKHMLIAGGGIGGLSAAISLRKAGFSVTLCEAASENRKTGAGILQPQNALAVLKELGVFEDCCKHGFQTEWFKTFDEQGNLLFQVSESFLDDSLPGRNNILRKTLNDILMKHAEAVGVDIKWGKKVVAYEETAESVTALCEDGEKMQADILAGFDGIHSVVRDKMLQKETEKEHLGMGAWRFYIELPDYTFEDATFMYRSGDTQIGVVPLAQHAGYVFVLQPCTSDYWDEEDTRFDRVKEILSGFRGLDFVTKHMSKQHPVIFNKLEQVAVQEPWHKGRVIIGGDAAHAGAPTLAQGAAMAIEDAIVLAEELQNHADHETALQAYYKRRAPRALKVQNLSSEIVRRRLKGEPGAEELIGECYAVLREGY; the protein is encoded by the coding sequence ATGAAACATATGTTAATAGCAGGAGGCGGAATCGGCGGCTTGTCAGCGGCCATTTCTCTCCGTAAGGCAGGGTTTTCCGTCACCTTATGTGAAGCGGCTTCAGAAAATCGAAAAACAGGTGCGGGGATTCTTCAGCCGCAAAACGCACTGGCGGTGTTGAAAGAACTGGGCGTATTCGAAGATTGCTGTAAGCACGGCTTTCAAACAGAATGGTTTAAAACGTTTGATGAACAGGGGAATTTGCTGTTTCAAGTCAGTGAATCCTTTTTAGACGATTCACTTCCGGGACGCAATAATATCCTGCGCAAAACGTTAAATGACATTCTCATGAAGCATGCCGAGGCAGTGGGTGTAGACATCAAGTGGGGGAAAAAGGTTGTCGCCTATGAAGAAACTGCTGAATCGGTCACTGCCTTATGTGAAGATGGAGAAAAGATGCAGGCTGACATTCTGGCGGGCTTTGACGGCATTCACTCCGTTGTTCGTGATAAGATGCTGCAAAAGGAAACGGAAAAAGAGCATCTCGGCATGGGAGCGTGGCGCTTTTATATCGAACTTCCTGATTACACATTCGAGGACGCAACATTCATGTATAGAAGCGGAGACACACAAATCGGGGTGGTGCCATTGGCACAACACGCTGGCTATGTCTTCGTCCTCCAGCCTTGCACGAGCGATTACTGGGATGAGGAAGATACCCGGTTTGATAGAGTAAAAGAGATTCTTTCTGGTTTTCGGGGGCTGGATTTTGTCACAAAGCACATGTCAAAACAGCATCCTGTCATCTTTAACAAACTGGAGCAGGTCGCCGTGCAGGAGCCATGGCATAAAGGCCGCGTCATCATCGGAGGAGACGCCGCCCACGCCGGTGCGCCAACCCTGGCACAAGGAGCGGCAATGGCGATCGAGGATGCCATCGTCCTCGCCGAAGAACTCCAAAACCACGCCGACCACGAAACAGCATTACAGGCGTACTATAAAAGAAGAGCCCCACGAGCGCTCAAAGTCCAGAACCTATCATCTGAAATCGTCCGCCGCAGGCTGAAAGGAGAGCCGGGAGCGGAAGAACTGATTGGGGAGTGCTATGCGGTGTTGAGGGAAGGGTATTAA
- the yetN gene encoding hypothetical protein (Evidence 4: Unknown function but conserved in other organisms; PubMedId: 22333191), giving the protein MDFEIRFLSFYVIQVEGKDEQANKQFKHFQTLDTGEFEESELKDFLDGELKKIVKRKADRHPQSEQVPTKIGHFIVEPGHELDSNPNYNMFNRARLAETKEDFNELSEQFVRTYLDTSAVRGGVFLVASAVPRKYFDESFVFIMKCDFEPKVARISDASSLIKKVEMAITTKNMKSIQYPYMPEEGMVEEGELKIHQASHARYFEDFLKFVEYGESMPEIMKNQVMNMVQEHVYETFEDNSEELKQFEHDIEIWEASEKREIQERLDTHQVIEASAQIIEHTPEAQLKMKVGETEIKGLLADFGDSIHLAKVNGRYVALIEAETISFEKGSSPVEFYKPEGLHEVIERIRNKTEQD; this is encoded by the coding sequence ATGGATTTTGAAATTCGGTTTTTATCCTTTTATGTCATACAGGTGGAAGGCAAAGATGAGCAGGCGAACAAGCAGTTCAAGCACTTCCAGACCCTTGATACGGGAGAATTTGAAGAAAGCGAGCTGAAGGACTTTCTCGACGGGGAACTGAAAAAAATCGTTAAACGGAAAGCCGACCGCCATCCGCAGTCCGAGCAGGTGCCGACGAAAATCGGCCATTTTATCGTCGAGCCCGGCCACGAGCTCGATTCCAACCCAAACTACAACATGTTCAACCGCGCGCGTCTGGCGGAAACAAAAGAAGACTTCAATGAGCTGAGCGAGCAGTTCGTCCGCACGTACCTTGACACAAGCGCGGTTCGCGGCGGCGTGTTTCTCGTCGCTTCGGCCGTGCCGAGAAAATACTTTGATGAGTCATTTGTCTTCATTATGAAATGTGATTTTGAGCCGAAGGTCGCCCGCATCTCTGACGCGTCTTCTCTCATTAAAAAAGTCGAAATGGCGATCACGACAAAAAACATGAAAAGCATCCAATACCCGTACATGCCAGAGGAAGGAATGGTCGAGGAAGGTGAACTGAAAATCCACCAGGCCTCGCACGCCCGCTATTTTGAGGACTTTCTGAAATTCGTCGAGTACGGAGAATCGATGCCAGAAATCATGAAAAATCAGGTCATGAACATGGTACAAGAGCACGTCTACGAGACATTTGAAGACAACAGCGAAGAACTCAAGCAGTTCGAGCACGACATTGAGATTTGGGAAGCAAGCGAAAAACGGGAAATCCAAGAGCGCCTCGACACCCATCAAGTCATCGAAGCCTCCGCCCAAATCATCGAGCACACGCCAGAGGCCCAGCTGAAAATGAAAGTCGGAGAAACAGAGATTAAGGGATTGCTAGCGGATTTTGGCGATTCTATTCATCTCGCAAAAGTAAACGGGCGCTATGTCGCGCTGATTGAAGCCGAGACGATTTCGTTTGAGAAAGGCAGTTCACCGGTGGAGTTTTATAAGCCTGAGGGGCTGCATGAGGTGATTGAGCGGATAAGGAATAAAACAGAGCAAGACTAA